In Leptidea sinapis chromosome 28, ilLepSina1.1, whole genome shotgun sequence, a single genomic region encodes these proteins:
- the LOC126973016 gene encoding glucose-induced degradation protein 8-B homolog: MSFDSSVSNGSDKPERKYYDRTKSDDLQISRTDMNMLIMNYLVTEGFKEAALKFQQEAGLQEPALCSSLDERIMIREAVQGGRISEAIAMVNALHPELLDNDRYLYFHLQQLQLLELIRAGRAEEALAFASATLAEAGANDRNALTELERSLALLAFPDPHASPFADLLLPSHSQKIASELNAAILKMENQEYTNPKLCSLLRMILWSQSELDKHNVKYPKMTDLANATIEQPK; encoded by the exons ATGAGTTTTGATTCCAGCGTTAGTAATGGAAGTGACAAACCCGAACGAAAATACTATGACCGTACAAAATCTGATGATTTACAAATATCGAGGACAGACATGAACAtgttaataatgaattatttagTTACAG AGGGATTTAAAGAAGCAGCATTAAAATTCCAACAAGAAGCTGGTTTGCAAGAACCTGCACTATGTAGTTCACTTGACGAAAGAATAATGATCAGAGAAGCTGTGCAAGGAGGACGAATCTCGGAAGCAATTGCTATGGTTAATGCATTACACCCAGAGTTGCTTGATAATGACAGATATCTTTATTTCCATTTACAG CAACTTCAACTGCTGGAACTAATTCGAGCTGGCAGAGCAGAAGAAGCATTGGCATTTGCTAGTGCAACACTTGCAGAAGCTGGAGCAAATGACCGCAATGCTCTGACAGAGCTAGAGAGGTCACTTGCTCTGTTGGCATTTCCTGATCCCCATGCATCCCCTTTTGCTGACCTGTTGTTACCTTCACATAGCCAGAAA ATTGCTAGTGAATTAAATGCAGCTATACTGAAAATGGAAAACCAAGAATACACAAATCCTAAACTGTGCAGTCTATTAAGAATGATTCTATGGTCACAGAGTGAATTGGACAAGCATAATGTAAAATATCCTAAGATGACAGACTTAGCAAATGCCACTATAGAACAGCCAAAATGA
- the LOC126973023 gene encoding charged multivesicular body protein 1b → MSSSAMEKHLFNLKFAVKELERNSKKCEKEEKLEKEKAKKAIQKGNMEGARIHAENAIRQKNQALNYLRMSARVDAVSSRVQTALTTRKVTNSMAGVVKAMDAAMKSMNLEKISTLMDKFESQFEDLDVQSSYMENAMSQTTTTTVPQGDVDQLLQQVADEAGLELNMELPSGVPSTSIGTATVVSQEQDELTQRLARLRQAE, encoded by the exons ATGTCGTCATCTGCTATGGAGA AgcatctttttaatttaaaatttgctGTAAAAGAGCTAGagcgaaattcaaaaaaatgcgagaaagaagaaaaattagaaaaagaaaaagcCAAGAAAGCAATACAAAAAGGTAACATGGAAGGTGCTAGAATTCATGCTGAAAATGCAATAAGACAAAAAAATCAGGCCTTAAATTATTTGCGAATGTCTGCAAGAGTTGATGCTGTATCAAGTAGAGTGCAAACTGCTCTCACTACTAGAAAG GTCACTAACTCCATGGCTGGTGTTGTAAAAGCAATGGATGCTGCAATGAAGTCAATGAACTTAGAGAAGATTTCTACTTTAATGGATAAGTTTGAGAGCCAATTTGAGGACTTGGATGTCCAGTCATCATACATGGAGAATGCTATGTCCCAGACGACCACTACCACTGTGCCCCAGGGTGATGTTGATCAGTTGTTGCAACAAGTAGCTGATGAAGCAGG aTTGGAATTGAATATGGAACTTCCTTCAGGAGTACCAAGCACTTCAATTGGTACAGCCACAGTAGTGTCTCAAGAACAAGATGAACTCACACAAAGGCTGGCCAGATTACGACAAGCTGAATAA